The genomic segment CTCGGGGTGGATATGTGCCGGCCCGAATTTTATGTGATTTCCTCGATGTCAATATCCTGACCAGTATCAGAATCGAACATTATCTTCCCGGTGCCAACAAGCAGAGGATTATAATACCCCCCAAATCTAGGACAGTTGCTTAAGGTGTAAAATGAGCATATTATAGTGAAAAAAGGAGGCTCATTTATGGGTAGTATCAGAAAAAATCACAGTGCATCGTTCAAAGCAAAAGTTGCGCTTGAAGCCGTCAAAAAAGAGAAGACAATTTCCCAGTTATCCAGTGAATATGGTGTACATTCAAACCAAATCAATCTGTGGCGCAACCGGGTTCTAGAGGAACTACCTAGTATCTTTTCCCAAAAACGTAAGAAAAAGGAAAAAGAGACAGAAGAACTTCAGTCAGAACTTTATCAGCAAATCGGACAATTAAAGGTTGAATTAGACTGGCTTAAAAAAAAATCTAGACTGCTCAGTTGAACTAAAACGCCAATCTATTGATATAGATAATTCCCAGATACCGATAGCTCGACAATGTGAGCTCCTGGGTGTTAGCCGGTCAAGCTACTACTACCAATCATGTAAAGATGATAGCTATAATCATCTACTTATGCGATTGATCGACGAGGAATTTACTCGGTGCCCGTTTTGCGGCATTAAAAAAATGACAGCAGTTTTAAGGCGCCAGGGGCACCAGGTCAACCCAAAAAGAATAAGACGGTTAACACGACTTATGGGTCTTGAAGCAATATATCCAAAACCGAATCTAAGCAAAGTTGCAAAAGAACATAAGATATATCCGTACTTATTACGAAATATTAGCATAAAGCGTGTCGATCACGTGTGGTCGACAGACATAACATACATAAGGTTAAATCAGGGATTCATTTATCTTGTTGCTGTAATAGACTGGTTCAGCCGGTATGTTCTCAGCTATGAATTTTCAACCACATTAGATAAGGCGTTTTGCATAAAAGCTTTGCAAGATTCCTTAAAAATGGCTACCCCAGAAATTTTCAACACTGATCAGGGCAGCCAGTTTACCAGTAATGCCTTTACCGGTATTTTAAATGACGCCAAGATTAGAATTAGTATGGATGGACGAGGTCGAGCCTTGGACAACATTTTTATAGAACGGCTTTGGCGTAGTGTAAAATATGAACGTGTATATCTTCGCAACTATGAAACCGTTCATGAAGCCACTCAAGATATAGGAGAGTATTTTGATCTGTACAATAACAGACGTCTTCATCAATCATTAAAGT from the Bacteroidota bacterium genome contains:
- a CDS encoding IS3 family transposase (programmed frameshift) — its product is MGSIRKNHSASFKAKVALEAVKKEKTISQLSSEYGVHSNQINLWRNRVLEELPSIFSQKRKKKEKETEELQSELYQQIGQLKVELDWLKKKSLDCSVELKRQSIDIDNSQIPIARQCELLGVSRSSYYYQSCKDDSYNHLLMRLIDEEFTRCPFCGIKKMTAVLRRQGHQVNPKRIRRLTRLMGLEAIYPKPNLSKVAKEHKIYPYLLRNISIKRVDHVWSTDITYIRLNQGFIYLVAVIDWFSRYVLSYEFSTTLDKAFCIKALQDSLKMATPEIFNTDQGSQFTSNAFTGILNDAKIRISMDGRGRALDNIFIERLWRSVKYERVYLRNYETVHEATQDIGEYFDLYNNRRLHQSLKYQTPAEVYLNGFI